The following are encoded together in the Misgurnus anguillicaudatus chromosome 14, ASM2758022v2, whole genome shotgun sequence genome:
- the zmynd8 gene encoding MYND-type zinc finger-containing chromatin reader ZMYND8 isoform X2 has product MEIATRSKASDQGSAERAVPKRKASSPPHSSNGHSPSESSSSPAKKKKKPGAVNNSKDQSELRHGPFYYAKQPALTTDPVDVVPQDGRNDFYCWVCHREGQVLCCELCPRVYHAKCLKLAAEPEGDWFCPECEKITVAECIETQSKAMTMLTLDQLSFLLKFALQKMKQPGDQPRSSSQLPHDAASRRKTFNWTEPFQKPVSLEQHPDYAEYIFHPMDLCTLEKNIKKKMYGSTEAFLADVKWILHNCIIYNGGNHKLTATAKVIVKICEHEMNEIEVCPECYLSACQKRDNWFCEPCSNPHPLVWAKLKGFPFWPAKALRDKDGQVDARFFGQHDRAWVPINNCYLMSKEIPFSVKKTKSIFNSAMQEMEVYVENIRKKFSVFNYAPFRTPYTPDNQFQMLLDPANPGAGSVKPEKHEKIKFSFDLTASPKLLVGKSMVSSGTTGGGTGGRISLTDVPRSPMSTNSSAHTGSDGEQETGEKNHAKAALPHYSTAEESMDCTASPAPPRTGNTLESPKPFHSPAPSTPVKQEKTPTTGSILNLNLDRSKAEMDLKELSESVQQQNQQQPSLTSPKRQIRSRFQLNLDKTIESCKAQLGINEISEDGVGHSDSEESDKSDSSDSEYASDDEQKSKTSQDNKTAGDGKNAKEPLKKKTKHSAAAGEDKESRTESTTTTNTATKGKPIQKTNPADTIAKEKPGMESEKEPPEKLKDKVAMPSPEKPKTSEEAGQPTSADVEMDSDSERELVIDLGEEQAGKERKRTRRDSAAVTALKEPTVSKPEGKSTPISSALTQPQNPAVPSSTPIIKDPSQSPMAIPLNIIPLTVASTSTTLTTSTLPNATPGTLSSPPVPTSTVKKQRPLLPRETVPVVQRAVVWNPTTKFQTSSQKWHMQKVQRQNQGQTQPATQAQVLTQVQNSQQPQQQAQVSSSSSGQQASSSTRYQTRQAVKAVQQKDSPQSTSTSAVTLVTSTPVSATMTAGVTVSSSSSTSTPGDFQIPTTSADVAADIAKYTNKIMDAIKGTMTEIYNDLSKSTSGNTIAEIRRLRIEIEKLQWLHQQELSEMKHNLELTMAEMRQSLEQERDRIVTEVKKQMDVEKQQAVDETKKKQWCANCRKEAIFYCCWNTSYCDYPCQQAHWPEHMKSCTQSATSSQQEQDTEGNTDVAPKAHGQPNNGPNSPRETVATIPAERDSDVDKTKDTVTVS; this is encoded by the exons ATGGAAATCGCAACACGATCCAAGG CTTCTGATCAGGGGTCAGCAGAACGGGCCGTCCCAAAACGCAAGGCCTCCAGCCCTCCCCACTCTTCTAATGGACACTCCCCTTCCGAATCTTCCTCCAGTCCTGccaaaaagaagaagaaacctGGCGCCGTCAATAACAGCAAAGACCAG TCAGAACTAAGACATGGTCCCTTTTACTATGCGAAGCAGCCTGCACTCACCACAGACCCTGTTGATGTTGTACCGCAGGACGGGCGGAATGATTTCTACTGCTGGGTGTGTCACCGTGAGGGACAGGTGCTCTGCTGTGAGCTCTGCCCGCGGGTCTACCACGCAAAGTGCCTCAAACTGGCCGCAGAGCCCGAAGGAGACTGGTTCTGTCCTGAATGTGAG AAAATAACAGTAGCCGAATGCATAGAGACTCAGAGTAAAGCTATGACGATGCTCACACTGGATCAGCTGTCTTTCCTGCTGAAGTTTGCTCTCCAGAAGATGAAACAGCCAGGT GACCAACCTCGTTCATCCTCTCAGCTTCCCCATGACGCTGCTTCACGGAGAAAGACTTTTAACTGG ACGGAGCCCTTTCAGAAGCCAGTGTCATTGGAACAGCATCCAGATTATGCAGAGTATATATTTCATCCCATGGATCTCTGCACTTTAGAAAAG aatattaaaaagaaaatgtatggaTCCACCGAGGCTTTCCTGGCTGATGTGAAGTGGATTTTGCACAATTGCATCATTTATAATGGAG GGAACCATAAACTTACAGCAACAGCAAAAGTTATTGTAAAAATCTGCGAACATGAA ATGAATGAGATCGAAGTCTGTCCGGAGTGCTATCTATCTGCATGCCAGAAAAGAGACAACTGGTTTTGTGAACCATGT AGCAACCCTCACCCACTAGTATGGGCCAAGCTGAAGGGGTTTCCATTTTGGCCTGCTAAAGCTCTTCGAGATAAAGATGGACAAGTAGATGCTCGATTCTTTGGACAGCATGACAG GGCCTGGGTTCCTATTAACAACTGCTACCTCATGTCCAAAGAAATCCCATTCTCTGTAAAAAAGACCAAGAGCATCTTCAACAGTGCCATGCAGGAGATGGAAGTGTATGTAGAAAACATCCGCAAAAAGTTCAGCGTCTTCAATTACGCTCCGTTCCGCACGCCGTACACACCGGACAACCAGTTCCAGATGCTGCTGGACCCGGCAAACCCTGGCGCGGGCTCCGTCAAACCCGAAAAACATGAAAAGATCAAGTTCAGCTTTGATCTAACGGCATCTCCTAAATTGCTCGTGGGCAAGAGCATGGTGTCCAGTGGGACCACGGGAGGCGGGACAGGAGGGCGAATTTCATTAACGGATGTGCCTCGTTCACCAATGAGCACTAACTCGTCTGCCCATACTGGATCTGATGGAGAGCAGGAGACTGGAGAGAAAAACCATGCTAAAGCGGCCTTGCCCCATTACAGCACAGCAGAGGAGTCAATGGATTGTACTG CATCACCCGCCCCTCCTAGAACAGGAAACACCTTAGAAAGTCCTAAACCATTCCACTCCCCAGCTCCCAGCACCCCTGTTAAACAGGAGAAGACCCCAACCACCGGCAGCATCCTCAACCTAAACCTTG ATCGCAGTAAAGCAGAGATGGACCTGAAGGAGTTGAGTGAAAGTGTTCAGCAGCAGAACCAGCAGCAGCCTTCTCTCACATCTCCTAAAAGACAGATCAGAAGTCGCTTCCAGCTCAACCTGGACAAGACCATAGAGAGCTGCAAAGCACAGCTGG GTATAAATGAAATATCAGAGGATGGTGTTGGGCACAGCGACTCAGAGGAATCTGACAAGTCTGACTCCAGCGACAGCGAATACGCCAGCGACGACGAACAGAAATCTAAGACCAGCCAAGACAATAAAACTGCAGGTGATGGTAAAAACGCGAAAGAGCCCCTTAAAAAAAAGACTAAACATTCAGCGGCGGCTGGTGAGGACAAAGAAAGCAGAACAGAGTCTACTACAACCACCAACACAGCAACCAAAGGAAAACCCATCCAGAAAACGAACCCAGCTGACACTATAGCCAAAGAGAAGCCAGGTATGGAATCAGAAAAAGAACCACCGGAGAAACTAAAAGACAAAGTAGCTATGCCATCCCCAGAGAAACCCAAGACATCGGAGGAGGCTGGGCAGCCGACATCTGCGGATGTGGAAATGGACTCTGATTCAGAAAGGGAGCTAGTCATTGACCTGGGAGAAGAGCAGGCTGGGAAAGAAAGGAAGAGGACCAGGAGAGATTCAGCCGCTGTCACCGCACTCAAAGAACCCACAGTCTCCAAACCTGAGG GTAAATCCACTCCAATTTCAAGTGCTCTCACCCAGCCCCAAAACCCAGCTGTCCCCTCCTCCACCCCAATTATCAAAGACCCATCTCAGTCCCCAATGGCTATCCCACTTAACATAATACCCCTAACGGTGGCTTCAACCAGCACCACTCTGACCACCTCCACCCTCCCCAATGCCACTCCCGGCACCCTCAGTTCTCCACCCGTTCCCACCAGCACCGTGAAGAAACAGCGTCCCTTACTGCCCAGAGAGACCGTGCCTGTGGTTCAGCGGGCCGTCGTCTGGAACCCTACCACCAAGTTTCAGACGTCCTCTCAAAAGTGGCACATGCAGAAGGTGCAGAGGCAGAACCAGGGCCAAACGCAGCCGGCAACGCAGGCACAGGTGTTAACGCAGGTGCAGAACAGCCAACAGCCGCAGCAGCAAGCGCAGGTCTCCTCATCCTCATCTGGACAGCAGGCGTCTTCCAGCACCAGATACCAAACGAGACAAGCTGTTAAAG CCGTGCAGCAGAAAGACTCGCCACAAAGCACGTCAACATCTGCGGTCACTCTGGTCACCAGCACGCCGGTGTCCGCCACCATGACGGCAGGAGTCACTGTTAGCTCCTCTTCATCGACTTCCACGCCTGGAGACTTCCAGATCCCGACCACATCTGCTGATGTAGCAGCTGATATCGCCAAGTACACTAACAAA ATCATGGATGCAATCAAAGGGACGATGACTGAGATTTATAATGATCTTTCTAAGAGTACATCAGGAAACACAATAGCTGAG attagACGGTTGCGAATTGAAATCGAAAAACTGCAGTGGCTACATCAACAAGAGTTATCAGAGATGAAGCACAACTTAG AGTTGACAATGGCAGAGATGAGACAGAGTCTTGAGCAGGAGCGGGACAGGATCGTGACGGAGGTCAAGAAGCAGATGGACGTAGAGAAGCAGCAGGCTGTGGATGAAACTAAAAAGAAGCAGTGGTGTGCGAACTGCAGAAAGGAGGCCATTTTCTACTGCTGCTGGAACACCAGCTACTGTGACTACCCCTGCCAACAAGCACACTGGCCTGAACACATGAAGTCATGCACACAGTCTG CAACATCATCACAGCAAGAGCAGGATACAGAAGGTAACACAGACGTTGCACCCAAAGCCCACGGGCAGCCCAATAATGGACCCAACTCACCCAGAGAGACTGTAGCCACTATACCTGCAGAGAGAGACAGTGACGTGGATAAAACCAAGGACACCGTCACTGTTTCCTAG
- the zmynd8 gene encoding MYND-type zinc finger-containing chromatin reader ZMYND8 isoform X1 — MHPQSSLAEGEVKAESDATEGMEIATRSKASDQGSAERAVPKRKASSPPHSSNGHSPSESSSSPAKKKKKPGAVNNSKDQSELRHGPFYYAKQPALTTDPVDVVPQDGRNDFYCWVCHREGQVLCCELCPRVYHAKCLKLAAEPEGDWFCPECEKITVAECIETQSKAMTMLTLDQLSFLLKFALQKMKQPGDQPRSSSQLPHDAASRRKTFNWTEPFQKPVSLEQHPDYAEYIFHPMDLCTLEKNIKKKMYGSTEAFLADVKWILHNCIIYNGGNHKLTATAKVIVKICEHEMNEIEVCPECYLSACQKRDNWFCEPCSNPHPLVWAKLKGFPFWPAKALRDKDGQVDARFFGQHDRAWVPINNCYLMSKEIPFSVKKTKSIFNSAMQEMEVYVENIRKKFSVFNYAPFRTPYTPDNQFQMLLDPANPGAGSVKPEKHEKIKFSFDLTASPKLLVGKSMVSSGTTGGGTGGRISLTDVPRSPMSTNSSAHTGSDGEQETGEKNHAKAALPHYSTAEESMDCTASPAPPRTGNTLESPKPFHSPAPSTPVKQEKTPTTGSILNLNLDRSKAEMDLKELSESVQQQNQQQPSLTSPKRQIRSRFQLNLDKTIESCKAQLGINEISEDGVGHSDSEESDKSDSSDSEYASDDEQKSKTSQDNKTAGDGKNAKEPLKKKTKHSAAAGEDKESRTESTTTTNTATKGKPIQKTNPADTIAKEKPGMESEKEPPEKLKDKVAMPSPEKPKTSEEAGQPTSADVEMDSDSERELVIDLGEEQAGKERKRTRRDSAAVTALKEPTVSKPEGKSTPISSALTQPQNPAVPSSTPIIKDPSQSPMAIPLNIIPLTVASTSTTLTTSTLPNATPGTLSSPPVPTSTVKKQRPLLPRETVPVVQRAVVWNPTTKFQTSSQKWHMQKVQRQNQGQTQPATQAQVLTQVQNSQQPQQQAQVSSSSSGQQASSSTRYQTRQAVKAVQQKDSPQSTSTSAVTLVTSTPVSATMTAGVTVSSSSSTSTPGDFQIPTTSADVAADIAKYTNKIMDAIKGTMTEIYNDLSKSTSGNTIAEIRRLRIEIEKLQWLHQQELSEMKHNLELTMAEMRQSLEQERDRIVTEVKKQMDVEKQQAVDETKKKQWCANCRKEAIFYCCWNTSYCDYPCQQAHWPEHMKSCTQSATSSQQEQDTEGNTDVAPKAHGQPNNGPNSPRETVATIPAERDSDVDKTKDTVTVS; from the exons ATGCATCCACAGAG CAGCTTGGCTGAAGGAGAAGTGAAGGCGGAGTCAGATGCGACTGAAGGGATGGAAATCGCAACACGATCCAAGG CTTCTGATCAGGGGTCAGCAGAACGGGCCGTCCCAAAACGCAAGGCCTCCAGCCCTCCCCACTCTTCTAATGGACACTCCCCTTCCGAATCTTCCTCCAGTCCTGccaaaaagaagaagaaacctGGCGCCGTCAATAACAGCAAAGACCAG TCAGAACTAAGACATGGTCCCTTTTACTATGCGAAGCAGCCTGCACTCACCACAGACCCTGTTGATGTTGTACCGCAGGACGGGCGGAATGATTTCTACTGCTGGGTGTGTCACCGTGAGGGACAGGTGCTCTGCTGTGAGCTCTGCCCGCGGGTCTACCACGCAAAGTGCCTCAAACTGGCCGCAGAGCCCGAAGGAGACTGGTTCTGTCCTGAATGTGAG AAAATAACAGTAGCCGAATGCATAGAGACTCAGAGTAAAGCTATGACGATGCTCACACTGGATCAGCTGTCTTTCCTGCTGAAGTTTGCTCTCCAGAAGATGAAACAGCCAGGT GACCAACCTCGTTCATCCTCTCAGCTTCCCCATGACGCTGCTTCACGGAGAAAGACTTTTAACTGG ACGGAGCCCTTTCAGAAGCCAGTGTCATTGGAACAGCATCCAGATTATGCAGAGTATATATTTCATCCCATGGATCTCTGCACTTTAGAAAAG aatattaaaaagaaaatgtatggaTCCACCGAGGCTTTCCTGGCTGATGTGAAGTGGATTTTGCACAATTGCATCATTTATAATGGAG GGAACCATAAACTTACAGCAACAGCAAAAGTTATTGTAAAAATCTGCGAACATGAA ATGAATGAGATCGAAGTCTGTCCGGAGTGCTATCTATCTGCATGCCAGAAAAGAGACAACTGGTTTTGTGAACCATGT AGCAACCCTCACCCACTAGTATGGGCCAAGCTGAAGGGGTTTCCATTTTGGCCTGCTAAAGCTCTTCGAGATAAAGATGGACAAGTAGATGCTCGATTCTTTGGACAGCATGACAG GGCCTGGGTTCCTATTAACAACTGCTACCTCATGTCCAAAGAAATCCCATTCTCTGTAAAAAAGACCAAGAGCATCTTCAACAGTGCCATGCAGGAGATGGAAGTGTATGTAGAAAACATCCGCAAAAAGTTCAGCGTCTTCAATTACGCTCCGTTCCGCACGCCGTACACACCGGACAACCAGTTCCAGATGCTGCTGGACCCGGCAAACCCTGGCGCGGGCTCCGTCAAACCCGAAAAACATGAAAAGATCAAGTTCAGCTTTGATCTAACGGCATCTCCTAAATTGCTCGTGGGCAAGAGCATGGTGTCCAGTGGGACCACGGGAGGCGGGACAGGAGGGCGAATTTCATTAACGGATGTGCCTCGTTCACCAATGAGCACTAACTCGTCTGCCCATACTGGATCTGATGGAGAGCAGGAGACTGGAGAGAAAAACCATGCTAAAGCGGCCTTGCCCCATTACAGCACAGCAGAGGAGTCAATGGATTGTACTG CATCACCCGCCCCTCCTAGAACAGGAAACACCTTAGAAAGTCCTAAACCATTCCACTCCCCAGCTCCCAGCACCCCTGTTAAACAGGAGAAGACCCCAACCACCGGCAGCATCCTCAACCTAAACCTTG ATCGCAGTAAAGCAGAGATGGACCTGAAGGAGTTGAGTGAAAGTGTTCAGCAGCAGAACCAGCAGCAGCCTTCTCTCACATCTCCTAAAAGACAGATCAGAAGTCGCTTCCAGCTCAACCTGGACAAGACCATAGAGAGCTGCAAAGCACAGCTGG GTATAAATGAAATATCAGAGGATGGTGTTGGGCACAGCGACTCAGAGGAATCTGACAAGTCTGACTCCAGCGACAGCGAATACGCCAGCGACGACGAACAGAAATCTAAGACCAGCCAAGACAATAAAACTGCAGGTGATGGTAAAAACGCGAAAGAGCCCCTTAAAAAAAAGACTAAACATTCAGCGGCGGCTGGTGAGGACAAAGAAAGCAGAACAGAGTCTACTACAACCACCAACACAGCAACCAAAGGAAAACCCATCCAGAAAACGAACCCAGCTGACACTATAGCCAAAGAGAAGCCAGGTATGGAATCAGAAAAAGAACCACCGGAGAAACTAAAAGACAAAGTAGCTATGCCATCCCCAGAGAAACCCAAGACATCGGAGGAGGCTGGGCAGCCGACATCTGCGGATGTGGAAATGGACTCTGATTCAGAAAGGGAGCTAGTCATTGACCTGGGAGAAGAGCAGGCTGGGAAAGAAAGGAAGAGGACCAGGAGAGATTCAGCCGCTGTCACCGCACTCAAAGAACCCACAGTCTCCAAACCTGAGG GTAAATCCACTCCAATTTCAAGTGCTCTCACCCAGCCCCAAAACCCAGCTGTCCCCTCCTCCACCCCAATTATCAAAGACCCATCTCAGTCCCCAATGGCTATCCCACTTAACATAATACCCCTAACGGTGGCTTCAACCAGCACCACTCTGACCACCTCCACCCTCCCCAATGCCACTCCCGGCACCCTCAGTTCTCCACCCGTTCCCACCAGCACCGTGAAGAAACAGCGTCCCTTACTGCCCAGAGAGACCGTGCCTGTGGTTCAGCGGGCCGTCGTCTGGAACCCTACCACCAAGTTTCAGACGTCCTCTCAAAAGTGGCACATGCAGAAGGTGCAGAGGCAGAACCAGGGCCAAACGCAGCCGGCAACGCAGGCACAGGTGTTAACGCAGGTGCAGAACAGCCAACAGCCGCAGCAGCAAGCGCAGGTCTCCTCATCCTCATCTGGACAGCAGGCGTCTTCCAGCACCAGATACCAAACGAGACAAGCTGTTAAAG CCGTGCAGCAGAAAGACTCGCCACAAAGCACGTCAACATCTGCGGTCACTCTGGTCACCAGCACGCCGGTGTCCGCCACCATGACGGCAGGAGTCACTGTTAGCTCCTCTTCATCGACTTCCACGCCTGGAGACTTCCAGATCCCGACCACATCTGCTGATGTAGCAGCTGATATCGCCAAGTACACTAACAAA ATCATGGATGCAATCAAAGGGACGATGACTGAGATTTATAATGATCTTTCTAAGAGTACATCAGGAAACACAATAGCTGAG attagACGGTTGCGAATTGAAATCGAAAAACTGCAGTGGCTACATCAACAAGAGTTATCAGAGATGAAGCACAACTTAG AGTTGACAATGGCAGAGATGAGACAGAGTCTTGAGCAGGAGCGGGACAGGATCGTGACGGAGGTCAAGAAGCAGATGGACGTAGAGAAGCAGCAGGCTGTGGATGAAACTAAAAAGAAGCAGTGGTGTGCGAACTGCAGAAAGGAGGCCATTTTCTACTGCTGCTGGAACACCAGCTACTGTGACTACCCCTGCCAACAAGCACACTGGCCTGAACACATGAAGTCATGCACACAGTCTG CAACATCATCACAGCAAGAGCAGGATACAGAAGGTAACACAGACGTTGCACCCAAAGCCCACGGGCAGCCCAATAATGGACCCAACTCACCCAGAGAGACTGTAGCCACTATACCTGCAGAGAGAGACAGTGACGTGGATAAAACCAAGGACACCGTCACTGTTTCCTAG
- the zmynd8 gene encoding MYND-type zinc finger-containing chromatin reader ZMYND8 isoform X5, translating into MHPQSSLAEGEVKAESDATEGMEIATRSKASDQGSAERAVPKRKASSPPHSSNGHSPSESSSSPAKKKKKPGAVNNSKDQDGRNDFYCWVCHREGQVLCCELCPRVYHAKCLKLAAEPEGDWFCPECEKITVAECIETQSKAMTMLTLDQLSFLLKFALQKMKQPGTEPFQKPVSLEQHPDYAEYIFHPMDLCTLEKNIKKKMYGSTEAFLADVKWILHNCIIYNGGNHKLTATAKVIVKICEHEMNEIEVCPECYLSACQKRDNWFCEPCSNPHPLVWAKLKGFPFWPAKALRDKDGQVDARFFGQHDRAWVPINNCYLMSKEIPFSVKKTKSIFNSAMQEMEVYVENIRKKFSVFNYAPFRTPYTPDNQFQMLLDPANPGAGSVKPEKHEKIKFSFDLTASPKLLVGKSMVSSGTTGGGTGGRISLTDVPRSPMSTNSSAHTGSDGEQETGEKNHAKAALPHYSTAEESMDCTASPAPPRTGNTLESPKPFHSPAPSTPVKQEKTPTTGSILNLNLDRSKAEMDLKELSESVQQQNQQQPSLTSPKRQIRSRFQLNLDKTIESCKAQLGINEISEDGVGHSDSEESDKSDSSDSEYASDDEQKSKTSQDNKTAGDGKNAKEPLKKKTKHSAAAGEDKESRTESTTTTNTATKGKPIQKTNPADTIAKEKPGMESEKEPPEKLKDKVAMPSPEKPKTSEEAGQPTSADVEMDSDSERELVIDLGEEQAGKERKRTRRDSAAVTALKEPTVSKPEGKSTPISSALTQPQNPAVPSSTPIIKDPSQSPMAIPLNIIPLTVASTSTTLTTSTLPNATPGTLSSPPVPTSTVKKQRPLLPRETVPVVQRAVVWNPTTKFQTSSQKWHMQKVQRQNQGQTQPATQAQVLTQVQNSQQPQQQAQVSSSSSGQQASSSTRYQTRQAVKAVQQKDSPQSTSTSAVTLVTSTPVSATMTAGVTVSSSSSTSTPGDFQIPTTSADVAADIAKYTNKIMDAIKGTMTEIYNDLSKSTSGNTIAEIRRLRIEIEKLQWLHQQELSEMKHNLELTMAEMRQSLEQERDRIVTEVKKQMDVEKQQAVDETKKKQWCANCRKEAIFYCCWNTSYCDYPCQQAHWPEHMKSCTQSATSSQQEQDTEGNTDVAPKAHGQPNNGPNSPRETVATIPAERDSDVDKTKDTVTVS; encoded by the exons ATGCATCCACAGAG CAGCTTGGCTGAAGGAGAAGTGAAGGCGGAGTCAGATGCGACTGAAGGGATGGAAATCGCAACACGATCCAAGG CTTCTGATCAGGGGTCAGCAGAACGGGCCGTCCCAAAACGCAAGGCCTCCAGCCCTCCCCACTCTTCTAATGGACACTCCCCTTCCGAATCTTCCTCCAGTCCTGccaaaaagaagaagaaacctGGCGCCGTCAATAACAGCAAAGACCAG GACGGGCGGAATGATTTCTACTGCTGGGTGTGTCACCGTGAGGGACAGGTGCTCTGCTGTGAGCTCTGCCCGCGGGTCTACCACGCAAAGTGCCTCAAACTGGCCGCAGAGCCCGAAGGAGACTGGTTCTGTCCTGAATGTGAG AAAATAACAGTAGCCGAATGCATAGAGACTCAGAGTAAAGCTATGACGATGCTCACACTGGATCAGCTGTCTTTCCTGCTGAAGTTTGCTCTCCAGAAGATGAAACAGCCAGGT ACGGAGCCCTTTCAGAAGCCAGTGTCATTGGAACAGCATCCAGATTATGCAGAGTATATATTTCATCCCATGGATCTCTGCACTTTAGAAAAG aatattaaaaagaaaatgtatggaTCCACCGAGGCTTTCCTGGCTGATGTGAAGTGGATTTTGCACAATTGCATCATTTATAATGGAG GGAACCATAAACTTACAGCAACAGCAAAAGTTATTGTAAAAATCTGCGAACATGAA ATGAATGAGATCGAAGTCTGTCCGGAGTGCTATCTATCTGCATGCCAGAAAAGAGACAACTGGTTTTGTGAACCATGT AGCAACCCTCACCCACTAGTATGGGCCAAGCTGAAGGGGTTTCCATTTTGGCCTGCTAAAGCTCTTCGAGATAAAGATGGACAAGTAGATGCTCGATTCTTTGGACAGCATGACAG GGCCTGGGTTCCTATTAACAACTGCTACCTCATGTCCAAAGAAATCCCATTCTCTGTAAAAAAGACCAAGAGCATCTTCAACAGTGCCATGCAGGAGATGGAAGTGTATGTAGAAAACATCCGCAAAAAGTTCAGCGTCTTCAATTACGCTCCGTTCCGCACGCCGTACACACCGGACAACCAGTTCCAGATGCTGCTGGACCCGGCAAACCCTGGCGCGGGCTCCGTCAAACCCGAAAAACATGAAAAGATCAAGTTCAGCTTTGATCTAACGGCATCTCCTAAATTGCTCGTGGGCAAGAGCATGGTGTCCAGTGGGACCACGGGAGGCGGGACAGGAGGGCGAATTTCATTAACGGATGTGCCTCGTTCACCAATGAGCACTAACTCGTCTGCCCATACTGGATCTGATGGAGAGCAGGAGACTGGAGAGAAAAACCATGCTAAAGCGGCCTTGCCCCATTACAGCACAGCAGAGGAGTCAATGGATTGTACTG CATCACCCGCCCCTCCTAGAACAGGAAACACCTTAGAAAGTCCTAAACCATTCCACTCCCCAGCTCCCAGCACCCCTGTTAAACAGGAGAAGACCCCAACCACCGGCAGCATCCTCAACCTAAACCTTG ATCGCAGTAAAGCAGAGATGGACCTGAAGGAGTTGAGTGAAAGTGTTCAGCAGCAGAACCAGCAGCAGCCTTCTCTCACATCTCCTAAAAGACAGATCAGAAGTCGCTTCCAGCTCAACCTGGACAAGACCATAGAGAGCTGCAAAGCACAGCTGG GTATAAATGAAATATCAGAGGATGGTGTTGGGCACAGCGACTCAGAGGAATCTGACAAGTCTGACTCCAGCGACAGCGAATACGCCAGCGACGACGAACAGAAATCTAAGACCAGCCAAGACAATAAAACTGCAGGTGATGGTAAAAACGCGAAAGAGCCCCTTAAAAAAAAGACTAAACATTCAGCGGCGGCTGGTGAGGACAAAGAAAGCAGAACAGAGTCTACTACAACCACCAACACAGCAACCAAAGGAAAACCCATCCAGAAAACGAACCCAGCTGACACTATAGCCAAAGAGAAGCCAGGTATGGAATCAGAAAAAGAACCACCGGAGAAACTAAAAGACAAAGTAGCTATGCCATCCCCAGAGAAACCCAAGACATCGGAGGAGGCTGGGCAGCCGACATCTGCGGATGTGGAAATGGACTCTGATTCAGAAAGGGAGCTAGTCATTGACCTGGGAGAAGAGCAGGCTGGGAAAGAAAGGAAGAGGACCAGGAGAGATTCAGCCGCTGTCACCGCACTCAAAGAACCCACAGTCTCCAAACCTGAGG GTAAATCCACTCCAATTTCAAGTGCTCTCACCCAGCCCCAAAACCCAGCTGTCCCCTCCTCCACCCCAATTATCAAAGACCCATCTCAGTCCCCAATGGCTATCCCACTTAACATAATACCCCTAACGGTGGCTTCAACCAGCACCACTCTGACCACCTCCACCCTCCCCAATGCCACTCCCGGCACCCTCAGTTCTCCACCCGTTCCCACCAGCACCGTGAAGAAACAGCGTCCCTTACTGCCCAGAGAGACCGTGCCTGTGGTTCAGCGGGCCGTCGTCTGGAACCCTACCACCAAGTTTCAGACGTCCTCTCAAAAGTGGCACATGCAGAAGGTGCAGAGGCAGAACCAGGGCCAAACGCAGCCGGCAACGCAGGCACAGGTGTTAACGCAGGTGCAGAACAGCCAACAGCCGCAGCAGCAAGCGCAGGTCTCCTCATCCTCATCTGGACAGCAGGCGTCTTCCAGCACCAGATACCAAACGAGACAAGCTGTTAAAG CCGTGCAGCAGAAAGACTCGCCACAAAGCACGTCAACATCTGCGGTCACTCTGGTCACCAGCACGCCGGTGTCCGCCACCATGACGGCAGGAGTCACTGTTAGCTCCTCTTCATCGACTTCCACGCCTGGAGACTTCCAGATCCCGACCACATCTGCTGATGTAGCAGCTGATATCGCCAAGTACACTAACAAA ATCATGGATGCAATCAAAGGGACGATGACTGAGATTTATAATGATCTTTCTAAGAGTACATCAGGAAACACAATAGCTGAG attagACGGTTGCGAATTGAAATCGAAAAACTGCAGTGGCTACATCAACAAGAGTTATCAGAGATGAAGCACAACTTAG AGTTGACAATGGCAGAGATGAGACAGAGTCTTGAGCAGGAGCGGGACAGGATCGTGACGGAGGTCAAGAAGCAGATGGACGTAGAGAAGCAGCAGGCTGTGGATGAAACTAAAAAGAAGCAGTGGTGTGCGAACTGCAGAAAGGAGGCCATTTTCTACTGCTGCTGGAACACCAGCTACTGTGACTACCCCTGCCAACAAGCACACTGGCCTGAACACATGAAGTCATGCACACAGTCTG CAACATCATCACAGCAAGAGCAGGATACAGAAGGTAACACAGACGTTGCACCCAAAGCCCACGGGCAGCCCAATAATGGACCCAACTCACCCAGAGAGACTGTAGCCACTATACCTGCAGAGAGAGACAGTGACGTGGATAAAACCAAGGACACCGTCACTGTTTCCTAG